The DNA sequence CTCCAGAGCTCCTTGAGGGTAGGGCTTCAGCCATTCCCCTCGGGGACGTGATTCAACGCACGGCCCCCCGTCCTCCAACCCGGGACGGGCGGAGCGCGGCCTGTCCTCTCAGGAAGCCGGCTTGGGCTTTGCCCGGTGTGACTCGAAGCCCTGGCATCCCTCCCTGACTCTGCTTCAGACGCCGACGCCGTGGCTGCTCAGATCTTGTCTCTGCTGCCCCTGAAGTTTTTTCCAGTCATCGTCGTGGGGCTCATCGCGCTGATCCTGGCTCTGGCCATTGGGCTGGGCGGTGAGTACAGCCATTATTTAGCAGGCTCTCAGATGCCAGCTCAGGTATTGAAACCTGTGCGAGCTTTCTCCCCGCCCGCCAGCACTTGCTGCCGTCGGGCCTTCAGTACTGGCAGCTGCTGTCTTTTTCTGGTTTCTGACTTTGGGGTTTCGGAGCTGTCGTGAGGCCCaccggtggtggggggggggcattggccATGCCCAGGGCTTTGTCGCCAGGCCACCTGCCCCGTTAGCAGTATCCGAAGGCCGCTGAGGAAACAGGATCGCCCGGCGGGAGGGGCAGAAGACAAAGACGCCCATTCACGCCAGGCCGGGCGCCCCAGCGGTTTCAGTAGTGGGGCACATGCGGCTTCTGAGAAAATGGGTCACTGGGAAGCAGGGCCTCTAATAGGGAACAAGCGCTCATTTGTCTCCTCCAATGGCCGGACGGCAGGTCGGTTTGATTTGCCGTCCGCTCAGCCGCGTGGCCCAGGCATTCCTGCGCTTTGGCcagaggcggggggtgggggggggtgggggggggcggctgagCAGAGCCCGGCCAGGCCGCGCCCTCGGAGTTGCACTATTcacgggccgggcgggcgggcggcgggaggGCGGCGGGAGGGCGGCGGAGGAGCGGCCGGCTGACCGGCCCGGCGTCGCCCTCTCCCCAGTCCACTTCGACTGCTCGGGGAAGTACCGGTGCCGCTCGTCGTTCAGGTGCATCGAGCTGACGGCGCGCTGCGACGGCGTCTCGGACTGCGGGGACGGCGAGGACGAGTTCCGATGCGGTGAGCGCCCCGCGGCGGGGGGCTGCCGGGGCCCCCCCCTCTGCAGAGCGGGTGCGAGGCCCCCCGGGATCCACCCGGCTCGGCTCCCGGCCGGGAGTCCAGCGGGGGAGGGCTCCGAGAGACGGGGGGCCGGCTCTGGGGCTGCTCCGGGTGCGAGGAGgcggcgcggccccggcccccgcccaccgccccctcCCTGCGCCCCGCCAGTCCGGGTGAGCGGCCGCAGCGCGGCGCTGCAGGTGTTCGCCGGCGCCGCGTGGAGGACCCTGTGCGCGGACGACTGGAAAGGCCGCTACGCCGCCCTCGCCTGCGCCCAGCTGGGCTTTCCCGGGTGAGTCCCGGGCGCCGCGGGCCTCCCCTCCGGGGCGTGCCGTCCACGTGTCAACGTTGATGCTTCCCACGGTCAGCCGCCCTTCTCCACAGCCCCGAGACTggcactgtcccccccccccccagccattgTCCCCCAAGCCTCTCTCCTCCTCGCCTGACACTCGACTCTGAAGCCAGTTCAGTGGCCGCGGTGGCAATCGCTCACAGAGAGGCTGTTGGGAACCCAGCTCTGCTTCtccgaggggaggagggagctccCGTCCCACGCAGACACGcgtggacggacagacacacccCTGCCAAGAGCTGAGGACCTTCCCGTCAGGCATttctgccccctgccctggaCCATTGTTCACCCTCGAGTCCTCCCAGGCTTCTGCCCTCCTGCCCAGAAACGACCACCTCCCCTCCAGGCCCGGCCCCTGAGCCTCCCGGGCCCGCGGAGGCTGCTCTGAAGCCGGCATTGCCCCAGGCTGTGGGTAACCTGTCCCTCCTCACCTCCAGAATGCTCCCCGAGAGGAAGTCTGGGGGACAgcttccacccctccccccaccccgtggaCGTGTTCTTGCCTTCCCCGCCGTCCCTCGCTTCCTTTCTCAGACGTCTGCACTTCCTGCTTCTCTTCAAAAGCTCCCCTCTAGTCTATCTTCTCTTCCCCACCAAGGTGACTACCTGTGACTTAAAGAAACGAGAAAAACACGTGTGCCTGAGGCGATGGCCTGGGTTCCAACCTTGGCGCCGTCTCGGGAGGCCCTGTGACTCGTGCCTCCGTCTCCCGCCCTCGAGGGCCCCTGGCATCTCTCCGCCCATCGCCACATTGGCAAAAGGAGCCTCGCGTGGCTTGGGGGGGGGTCGAGGGGTGCGCCCCCGTGTGAGTCCCCCGTCCCGTGGTGGCCTGCGCCCAGCTGACCGGCCGTCCCGAGTCAGGAGGCCCCGCGCGCGCGCTTCTCCTGTGCTTGCAGCTCCGTGAGCTCAGACAGCCTGCGGGTGGACACGCTGGAGGAGCCGCTCCGGGGCGACTTCGTGTCCATCAATCACCTCCTGCCGGACGACAAGGTGACCGCCCTGCACCGCGCCGTGTACCTGAGGTGAGCGGGCGGACGGCGACGCGGCAGGCTTCGTGGGGCTCCGCGGGGGCCCGGGAGGTCGCCCCCGGGAGCGAcggcagggctgggggctggggtgaggcggggggggTGCTCAGGCGGGGCGCACCTGCCTCGGCCCTTGCTGGACGGCGAGGGGCGGGCCCGCGGGTGTTGTGAATCCATGCTGTACTCCTCGTACCCGGGCCCCAACCCCGAGGCCTGGCTTCTCTCTCAGGAAACGGGCGTCTCGGCCTATGCGTGGTGGGCGTGCGCAGGCACCCAGACCCCGTGCGACCCCAGGTCCTAGCTCCGGCTCCGTGACCCTGGTTTTGCTTGTGTGATAACACGGGGGCTCTGATGGCGGGACTCGGGGAGTCCCTTTCCTTCCGTGAGGAGAGAGCACGGTGGGGAGAGCGGGTGTCAGGCAAAGCTGCTCCCAGGAGCAAGAaggggtctgggcccagaggtgTGACCATGGGCCTCGAGGGGCCCTGGGGGGCCAGCCATGCTGTCCCCAGGGCCAGGATGGGGTGAGCTGGGGGGAAGGGAGCAGACAGAACACCCCCCACATGCCTCATTCGTAGCCCTGTGGGTCAGAGTCTTGGAATGGCTGCCCCGGCCATGCCCCATGCTGCTGGCCCAGTGCTTCCCAGGGGatggagcagagagagagagtgagagacagagagcgagagagagagggagagagagagattcatgtCACGGGGCTCAGCTATTTCTTGTGACGCCGACGGTTTCTCCATTGTAGGGAGGGATGCGCTTCCGGTCACGTGGTCACTGTAAAGTGCACTGGTAAGAATGTGAGACAGGCAGAGAACCAGATGGAAGAGAGCACGTGCTAAGCCCCGTCTTCTCCGGCCTCCACCTCCCGAGGGCCGCGGGCCCCTTTGGGTCCCAGAACATACGTGGGTGGCTCGGTTCGCCAAACCCCAAGGCAGAGCCTGGGGCTCCTGGCAGAGGGAGAGTTCTCATTGCAAAGGGATCCGGAGGACTCAGGAGCGCCCACAAATTCCTGTGGCCGCGCAGAGGGGCTTGCAGGGGTCCTGAGGTCCTGGGGAGCCGGTGGCATCTTGGGTATTATCCAGGGGCCCCGACTGGACGTGACCTctacccccaagcccttcctctccctccacagTCTGCGGTCAGAGGGCGGGGTACCGCCCCCGCATCGTCGGGGGCAACATGTCCTCGCCGGCCCAGTGGCCCTGGCAGGTCAGCCTTCAGTTCCAGGGCTATCACCTGTGTGGAGGCTCCGTCATCACCCCCGTGTGGATCGTCACCGCCGCGCACTGTGTCTACGagtgagcgcccccccccccccggcccgcggCGTGGCTCAGACCTTCCCCACCCCGGACGAGGACGGGGTCAGCGTGGACCGTGGGCCGGTGACTCCTCCCGTCGGCCCTGGGCTCCTGGGAAGCCGAGGAAACCACGGCGGTGACAGGGCTTTGTCCCGAGCCTGACCTCTCGCTCTGCTCATTGCAGCCTCTACCTCCCCAAGTCATGGACCGTCCAAGCGGGTCTCGTTTCCCTGCTGGACAGCCCGGCGCCTTCCCATCTGGTGGAGAAAATCATCTACCACAGCAAGTACAAGCCAAAGAGGTTGGGCAACGACATCGCCCTCATGAAGCTGGCCGGGCCGCTCACCTTCAGCGGTGCGTCTGGGGTTCTAGGCCGCACGGCTTCATCTCTCGTGGGCTTCGAGAGAGTTTGTGACGGCCCGTCGAAGCCCCTGCTGTGACGGGCGCTCCGGGGCCCCCGTCGGGGGCGCCTTGGGGTCTGTGGGTGGCCCGGGTGCGGCTGTGATTTCCGGTGCTCGGCGTGCTGTGCGATTTGGGCCTGGACGTGTCTTAGGAGGACGACTCTGTGCTACCTGCACGTTCAGTCCTAGCGGCCAGCACCGCCCCTAGATCTGGGCTGCGGCTCTGGGCTGTGTGCGGTTCCAGTGCGGTGCCTGTCGGCGCGGTCACGCCTCGGCTCTGGTTTCCTCGGTCTGTTGGTGCCACCTAGCGGCAGGGAGTGTTCCCCGGGGTCAGGCCCCGGCAGTGCCGctggggggtgggaggcgggagggagcaCCCCCTGTGCGGCCCTGGGGGTTCCCTGCCGGGTCTCTAGGGGAGGAGCAGAGCTTTCTCACTGCCAGGAGGTGCTGGGCACCCTCAGCTCCATCTCTCCACCCCCAGAGGCTGAGCTCTACGCCTCCCAAAGGCCCCGTGTCCAAGTCCAGTCCCCTGCACATTGCAAAACACCAGCAAAAACCACACCTGATAAAATTCTCCTTTGTAACTGCAatgaagacccccccccccaaacaaaaccctCTTTCCAGGTAAACAATAAGCCCTCCCACCTCTTCCTAAGGAGTACAGGGGCGTGGAGAGAGGCAGGAGTCACAAGTAAGGGTCCCCATCTTTAGAGCACAATTCTACACGGACGAGCAAGGTGTGACTTGCAGGCGTGTGGGGTCTCCGGGGCTACACCGGGAGAATGAGAGAAGTTGTTACTCGCTGTTTGCTGGCCATCATTCCTAATATCTGGATACACAAACTAAGGCACCCCAGCACTTGTACACGACTAAGCGTTAACGTGGGTCCTCTCACGCTTCTGTGCTTGCCAGTATTTCCTGACCCGGAGGAGTACACCCACAGGGCTTTGCGAAAGCCCCCGCGTGGGTgggctgggatgggggggggcagaggccggtGCTCCCCAGAGGCCCGAGCCCGAGGGTGGGCGGGGTGTGGTGGACAATGGCTTTGCAACCCCCCTTCTACAGACATGATCCAACCCGTGTGTCTGCCCAACTCTGAAGAGCACTTCCCTGATGGAAGAGTGTGCTGGACCTCAGGCTGGGGGGCCACGGAGGACGGAGGTCAGTGCTCTCCGGCCGCCGGGACACACCCAGGGAGTTGCCCGCTCTTCGGCCAGTCTCATCTGGCTAGCAACCTGCTCCGTCCCACAGAGGACCCCCCGGCGCCTTCTCCGCCTGTTGGTCTGTCCCCGCGGcctgctccctcctcctgcccccgggAAGGTCCCGGCAAGCCAGGGGTCCCCCCCGGGTGGGGGAGACAGGCGACAGCTCATCGCACACTTAGGAAGAGGGGTTTGAGCGGCGCAGGCAGAGGGCGGGGTGGGTCTCTTCCTGCCTCGGCCTCTCCCACATAAAGACGATGGGGGTCCTTCCCTCGGTGCCGGcagggagcgccccccccccaccggggggAGTGTTAGTGTCCAGAAGACCCTCGGCCCAGTGGCTTAACATGACATGGGTGTCACCCGGCCGCTGCGGAGCTCAGGAGTGCAGACTCCATCTCTGGGGCTGAAGTCAGGTTCTCaggcgggtggggggtggggagggggaggggggcccgctGTTTCCTCAGCCTGTTCTTCTTCATCATCCCTGGAGCTTCCGGCTCCTTCCTCAGCTTCACAGGCCACAGCGCCCTGTCCTCAAGCCTCTCTCTGACTCTCACCTGGACCTCCTTTCTAGAGTCTTCTAAGGGCTCCGTGATTTCCCGGCATTCACCCCCCAGTCCCGCCCTTGAGCCCCTGTAGTTCCTTCTGCCTCGCGAGGTGGCACAGTCACGGGTTCCAGGGTTTGGGGGGGCCTCTTCTGGCGGCGTGCTGGGCTCGGCGGCGTGGCCCTGGTGTCCTCGGCCCGCGGGCCCC is a window from the Perognathus longimembris pacificus isolate PPM17 chromosome 5, ASM2315922v1, whole genome shotgun sequence genome containing:
- the Tmprss3 gene encoding transmembrane protease serine 3, which produces MAAPEMVEVEVEPAGPRGPEIVTVGENDPPAAEAPFSFRSLFGLDDLKINPVVPDADAVAAQILSLLPLKFFPVIVVGLIALILALAIGLGVHFDCSGKYRCRSSFRCIELTARCDGVSDCGDGEDEFRCVRVSGRSAALQVFAGAAWRTLCADDWKGRYAALACAQLGFPGSVSSDSLRVDTLEEPLRGDFVSINHLLPDDKVTALHRAVYLREGCASGHVVTVKCTVCGQRAGYRPRIVGGNMSSPAQWPWQVSLQFQGYHLCGGSVITPVWIVTAAHCVYDLYLPKSWTVQAGLVSLLDSPAPSHLVEKIIYHSKYKPKRLGNDIALMKLAGPLTFSDMIQPVCLPNSEEHFPDGRVCWTSGWGATEDGGDASPVLNHAAVPLLSNKLCNHRDVYGGLISPSMLCAGYLKGGVDSCQGDSGGPLVCEERRLWKLVGATSFGIGCADVNKPGVYTRITSFLDWIHEQMERDLKT